A genome region from Salvia splendens isolate huo1 chromosome 19, SspV2, whole genome shotgun sequence includes the following:
- the LOC121779547 gene encoding miltiradiene synthase KSL1, chloroplastic-like — MSATFNPAVMAFSGRRVREVFPVKHATAQGSPVIINKSSFAAKCNLATTDLMGKIAEKFNGENSNFPVTFEHAADIPSYLCIIDTLQRLGVDRYFQSEINTILKDTYRLWQQKERDIFSDIFIHAMAFRLLRVKGYEVSSEELVPYADQERIDLQKIDVATVIELYRAAEERIDEEEEESSLKKLHVWTTAFLKQQLLTNSIPDKKLRKLVEIYLKNYHGILDRMGVRQNLDLYDISHYQTLKASDRFSNLRNEDFLAFATKDFNICQAQHQKELQQLQRWYADCRLDTLKYGRDVVRVANFLTSAILVDPELDDVRLVFAKHIILVTRIDDFFDHGGSREDSYKILELVKEWKEKATEEYGCEEVEILFTAVYNTVNELAEMAHVTQERKEFLIGLWVQILSCFKTELDTWSDDTELTLDAYLSSSWVSIGCRICILMSMQFIGIKLSDEMLQSEECVDLCRHVSMVDRLLNDVQTFEKERKENTGNSVTLLLAANKDNSAFTEEEANTKIKEMAEGNRRKLMQIVYKKGTIFPRKCKDMFLKVCRIGCYLYASGDEFTSPQQMMEDVKSLVYEPLTIHPLQPNNVERQM; from the exons ATGTCGGCCACCTTCAACCCGGCAGTTATGGCTTTCTCCGGCCGCAGAGTCAGAGAGGTTTTTCCAGTGAAGCATGCTACAGCGCAAGGATCTCCGGTGATCATCAATAAGTCATCTTTTGCCGCGAAATGCAATCTTGCTACAACA GATTTGATGGGGAAGATAGCAGAGAAGTTCAACGGAGAAAACAGTAATTTTCCGGTCACTTTTGAACATGCAGCGGATATACCCTCTTATCTGTGTATAATCGACACCCTCCAAAGGTTGGGAGTCGACCGATACTTCCAATCTGAAATCAACACTATCCTAAAGGACACATACAG GTTATGGCAACAGAAAGAGAGAGATATATTTTCGGATATTTTTATTCATGCAATGGCATTTAGACTCTTGCGAGTCAAAGGATACGAAGTTTCATCAG AGGAGCTGGTCCCGTATGCTGACCAAGAGCGCATTGACCTGCAAAAAATTGATGTGGCTACAGTTATCGAGCTTTACAGAGCTGCAGAGGAGAGAatagacgaagaagaagaagaaagcagTCTTAAGAAACTACATGTTTGGACCACAGCCTTTCTCAAGCAGCAGCTGCTCACGAATTCCATTCCTGACAAGAAGTTGCGGAAACTG GTGGAAATCTACTTGAAGAACTATCACGGGATATTGGACAGAATGGGAGTTAGACAAAACCTCGACTTATATGACATAAGTCATTATCAAACTCTAAAAGCTTCAGATAG ATTCTCTAATCTACGCAATGAAGATTTTCTAGCATTTGCCACGAAAGATTTTAACATTTGCCAAGCCCAACACCAAAAAGAACTTCAGCAATTACAAAG GTGGTATGCAGATTGTAGGCTGGACACCTTGAAGTATGGAAGAGATGTAGTGCGCGTTGCTAATTTTCTAACTTCTGCAATTCTCGTTGATCCTGAATTGGACGATGTTCGTTTAGTCTTTgccaaacacatcattcttgtgACACGTATTGATGATTTTTTCGATCATGGTGGGTCGAGAGAAGACTCGTACAAGATCCTTGAATTAGTAAAAGA ATGGAAAGAGAAGGCAACTGAAGAATATGGTTGCGAGGAAGTTGAAATTCTTTTCACAGCAGTATACAACACAGTTAATGAGTTGGCAGAGATGGCTCATGTCACACAAGAACGTAAAGAATTTCTAATTGGGCTG TGGGTTCAAATATTATCATGTTTTAAGACAGAATTAGACACTTGGAGCGATGACACTGAACTAACCTTGGATGCTTACTTGTCTTCGTCATGGGTGTCAATTGGCTGCAGAATCTGCATTCTCATGTCAATGCAATTCATCGGAATCAAACTATCCGATGAAATGCTTCAGAGCGAAGAGTGCGTGGATCTCTGTAGGCATGTCTCCATGGTTGACCGGCTGCTCAACGATGTACAGACGTTTGAG AAGGAACGCAAGGAAAATACGGGAAATAGTGTGACCCTTCTGCTAGCAGCTAATAAAGACAACAGCGCCTTCACTGAAGAGGAAGCTAATacgaaaataaaagaaatggcAGAAGGTAACCGGAGAAAATTGATGCAGATTGTCTACAAAAAAGGAACCATCTTCCCAAGAAAATGCAAAGATATGTTTCTGAAGGTATGCAGGATTGGGTGTTATTTGTATGCAAGCGGCGATGAGTTTACATCTCCACAACAAATGATGGAAGACGTGAAATCCTTGGTTTACGAACCCCTAACAATTCATCCTCTTCAACCTAATAATGTTGAGAGGCAAATGTAA